A genomic region of Phoenix dactylifera cultivar Barhee BC4 unplaced genomic scaffold, palm_55x_up_171113_PBpolish2nd_filt_p 000673F, whole genome shotgun sequence contains the following coding sequences:
- the LOC120106876 gene encoding auxin response factor 12-like, with the protein MGPWVQQSLEPLLLGNELNLCQAISAAALQEIGGGDFMMQQFLQYQQPFSFPQQSCRNNPLLQQQIFQQTPQEQIVIPQSQCVTENLAHSVPDQQLQRTHNEQQKQQVQQPQTYAEAFQILKNHMHQQQSPLPPQLCQKSVFLASSLNFSPVPASSCIQRMLGSSYAEGNATILNCSRLGNPIISEQNQQPWEPRFTMSQVAPFGSTVMLPSFAEKDTSVGCENCANLQNHTLYGLGKDFPSSLSIAVPNVGISGSDNDISTVPYAASCFQNSLYGYLDGSSGSLQSAAEIDPATQMFVKVYKSGSVGRSLDISQYSSYDELHQELGQMFGIEGLLNDPLRSGWQLVFVDRENDVLLLGDDPWE; encoded by the exons ATGGGCCCCTGGGTTCAACAGTCACTTGAACCATTATTGCTGGGAAATGAGCTCAATTTGTGCCAAGCCATATCTGCTGCAGCTTTGCAGGAAATTGGTGGTGGGGATTTTATGATGCAGCAATTTCTTCAGTATCAGCAACCTTTTTCATTTCCTCAACAGTCCTGCAGAAATAATCCATTGCTACAGCAGCAAATTTTTCAGCAGACTCCTCAAGAGCAGATTGTCATCCCCCAGTCACAATGTGTAACTGAGAATCTTGCACATTCTGTTCCAGACCAACAGTTGCAGCGAACTCATAATGAACAACAGAAGCAGCAGGTTCAACAACCACAAACATATGCAGAGGCATTCCAGATTCTCAAGAATCATATGCATCAGCAACAGTCACCTTTGCCACCTCAGTTGTGCCAAAAATCAGTGTTTCTTGCTTCAAGCTTAAACTTTTCACCAGTCCCTGCATCTAGTTGCATCCAGCGTATGTTGGGGTCTTCTTATGCTGAAGGAAATGCTACCATTCTAAACTGCTCTAGACTTGGTAATCCTATAATAAGTGAGCAAAATCAGCAACCTTGGGAGCCTAGGTTTACAATGTCACAGGTTGCTCCGTTTGGCAGTACTGTAATGCTTCCTTCATTTGCTGAGAAGGATACGTCTGTGGGATGTGAAAATTGTGCAAATCTGCAGAACCATACCCTGTATGGTCTTGGCAAGGATTTTCCATCCTCCCTCTCTATTGCGGTGCCTAATGTTGGCATAAGTGGCAGTGACAATGATATATCAACAGTGCCATATGCTGCTTCATGTTTTCAGAATTCTCTATATGGTTACCTGGATGGGTCTTCTGGCTCGCTGCAAAGTGCAGCAGAGATTGATCCAGCAACCCAAATGTTTGTGAAG GTTTATAAGTCTGGATCAGTTGGGAGGTCACTGGACATCTCTCAATACAGCAGCTATGATGAACTTCATCAGGAGCTGGGTCAGATGTTTGGTATTGAGGGTCTATTGAATGATCCTCTTAGATCAGGCTGGCAGCTTGTATTTGTCGACAGGGAGAATGATGTGCTTCTCCTTGGAGACGACCCATGGGAGTAA